In Camelina sativa cultivar DH55 chromosome 16, Cs, whole genome shotgun sequence, a single window of DNA contains:
- the LOC104753243 gene encoding E3 ubiquitin-protein ligase RDUF2-like, with translation MSLSLLSSSDSDSDSSPLLCPQCGLDFLERMDHDSSSSSSNLFDVTIGDFEEEGVDDGDNDDDDEEDEEDWCFVDPTVNSDDNFLLDSPYLHRLLRHLASDNSGSSSSSSSSTSSSSSSSLLRSSDIDSIPTIQISSSMLCSTDGSDPGLLCAVCKDDFVVGESARRLPCSHIYHSGCIVPWLSDHNSCPLCRFELPTATKVGSERIRLSDLATITADGDDVEDDWLGIRNALGRLARRHEQMRLGVGEMERNLARTVSGLGIGMRREEILQLQGGGGDERSNSSTTTPPL, from the coding sequence ATGAGTCTATCACTCCTCTCTTCCTCCGACTCCGATTCCGATTCATCTCCTCTCTTATGTCCCCAGTGCGGTCTCGATTTCCTCGAACGTATGGAtcacgattcttcttcttcttcttctaatctcttTGACGTCACCATCGGCGATTtcgaagaagaaggagttgaCGATGGAGATAAcgatgacgacgacgaagaggacgaagaagatTGGTGTTTCGTCGATCCAACTGTTAACTCCGATGACAATTTCCTCCTCGATAGTCCTTACCTTCACCGTCTCCTCCGTCACCTCGCTTCCGATAACTCCggatcttcctcttcctcttcttcttctacctcttcatcttcttcatcttcgttgCTGAGATCTTCAGATATCGATTCGATTCCTACGATTCAGATCTCGTCTTCTATGCTCTGTTCCACCGACGGTTCAGATCCCGGTTTACTCTGCGCCGTCTGCAAGGATGATTTCGTCGTCGGTGAATCTGCTCGGAGGTTGCCGTGTAGCCATATATATCACTCTGGCTGCATCGTTCCTTGGCTCTCGGATCATAACTCGTGTCCGCTTTGCCGGTTCGAGCTACCCACGGCGACCAAGGTTGGTTCAGAGAGGATCAGATTGTCGGATCTGGCTACGATTACAGCTGATGGTGATGATGTGGAAGACGATTGGCTTGGGATTAGAAACGCGTTGGGGAGACTGGCTCGTCGTCATGAGCAGATGAGATTGGGAGTTGGGGAGATGGAGAGGAATCTGGCTCGGACTGTTTCGGGTCTTGGGATTGgtatgagaagagaagagatcctccaactccaaggtggtggtggtgatgagagAAGCAACTCCTCGACGACGACGCCGCCATTGTAA